The genomic region GTCGTCCCACCACTTATTAATTCAATCAGTACTATGATTATTATGGAGATTATTAACGATGCAGATGCATAACCAAGGGCTAAGGGCAGGCCGTAAACCTCGTATGTATACCAAATCAGTATTGGTAATGGATATACATAATTGAATAATGGCGGATTAATTACGTAATAGGCTAGGATAACTATTGAACCAAACTCACTAATTGATCTACCCCACGAAAGCAGGAATGAGGATATTAACTCCCTCCGTGCCATTGGAATGACAACCCTCAAAAAGACACCCCACTGGCTGAGCCCCAGGGTTAAGCCCACATACTCATATACGGGATCAAGCCCATCAAATACCTGCCTGAGGGCGCCTATGGTTATTGGTGCTGAAACTATGAAGTACGCAGCCACTAAGCCCCATATGGTGTCCACGAATGGTAACCTACGTATTATGGGTATTGGGGATATTGGCGATACGAGTATTAAAAGCGACAGACCAACTATCGTGTGAGGTATTGTTAATGGGCTCGTCAGAAGAC from Vulcanisaeta distributa DSM 14429 harbors:
- a CDS encoding ABC transporter permease subunit, with amino-acid sequence MVRLDNSRHAFTPFIILISLMLLLPMVVLLYEGYGYLISAFTSTLFIEGVVVTLLGAMIAAALTLILGLPTAYAISRGLIPRPIDNIVGGLLTSPLTIPHTIVGLSLLILVSPISPIPIIRRLPFVDTIWGLVAAYFIVSAPITIGALRQVFDGLDPVYEYVGLTLGLSQWGVFLRVVIPMARRELISSFLLSWGRSISEFGSIVILAYYVINPPLFNYVYPLPILIWYTYEVYGLPLALGYASASLIISIIIIVLIELISGGTTKFKLW